One genomic segment of Candidatus Cetobacterium colombiensis includes these proteins:
- a CDS encoding transposase, translated as MYLKKLNSLGYQKVSNNVAKQVSRKYEKSREVNNRYEKSQNIVKLEKKIRLVHRRISNIRNNNLHQITNEIVKTKPSRIVMGDLNVKGMMKNRYLSKAIAEQNFYKFMTYKIL; from the coding sequence CTGTACTTAAAAAAACTGAATTCTCTTGGTTATCAAAAAGTTTCTAATAATGTTGCAAAACAGGTTTCACGAAAATATGAAAAATCTCGGGAGGTGAATAACCGTTACGAAAAGAGCCAAAATATCGTGAAGCTAGAGAAAAAAATAAGGCTCGTTCATAGAAGAATTTCTAATATCCGAAACAATAATCTTCACCAAATTACAAATGAGATAGTGAAAACCAAACCATCTAGAATTGTAATGGGAGATTTAAACGTTAAAGGTATGATGAAAAATAGATATCTTTCAAAGGCAATAGCAGAACAAAATTTCTATAAATTTATGACTTATAAGATTTTATAG
- a CDS encoding ArsR/SmtB family transcription factor gives METLEILKSLADLNRLRILKILLTFKEACNCDLEEVLKLNQSNTSRHIIKLRKDDLIICKKKGKWSYYSLNLELLKKNSFIMDILESLDDCIFLEDKNSFIEFLKIKNHCSDKKINT, from the coding sequence GTGGAAACTTTAGAAATACTTAAGTCTTTAGCAGACTTAAACAGATTAAGAATTTTAAAAATTTTATTAACGTTTAAAGAGGCTTGCAATTGTGATTTAGAAGAAGTACTAAAACTAAATCAATCAAATACCTCTAGACATATTATAAAATTAAGAAAAGATGATTTAATAATTTGCAAGAAAAAAGGCAAATGGTCTTATTATAGTTTAAATTTGGAATTGTTAAAAAAAAATAGTTTTATTATGGATATTTTAGAGTCTTTAGATGATTGTATATTTTTAGAAGATAAAAATAGTTTTATAGAATTTTTAAAAATTAAAAATCATTGTTCAGATAAAAAAATTAATACTTAG
- the brnQ gene encoding branched-chain amino acid transport system II carrier protein, producing MNKRKEILILGLALFSMFFGAGNLLFPPSLGVAVGQSWLMAGIGFFITGVGLPLLGILAFTKGGSLEEFASKISKKFNTIYLTTLILVIGPLFAIPRTGSTTFEMGILPLIGGMDPKIMAILTSIIFFGLTLFLVLNESKVTDVLGKFLTPIILIILAFITFFGIINPIGEPVTSVIEGSQFSYGFINGYQTMDALASVLFGVIIVKGLEGKGVTDSKEQKVFLTGAGFIAAIGLGLIYFSLIYLGAQISSIKNLSTAQTALMVAELTLGSSGKMAFGICVAAACLTTSVGLTALVSDWFSKLTNMSYKTVAIVTCLFSAILAVAGLDYIISLAVPVLVILYPVTIVLIVLNIFGVENKNSFAFSTIVTLIISILEVLKFDLSFIPLASSGFAWIIPAIVAFLIGKTMKNRACVN from the coding sequence ATGAACAAAAGAAAAGAGATTTTAATTTTAGGACTGGCATTATTTTCTATGTTTTTTGGTGCTGGAAACCTATTGTTTCCACCATCATTAGGTGTGGCAGTAGGTCAAAGTTGGCTTATGGCTGGAATTGGATTTTTTATCACAGGAGTAGGATTACCTTTACTAGGAATATTAGCATTTACTAAAGGTGGAAGCTTGGAGGAGTTTGCAAGTAAAATATCTAAAAAATTTAATACTATTTATTTAACAACATTGATATTAGTTATAGGACCACTATTTGCTATTCCAAGAACAGGATCAACAACTTTTGAAATGGGAATTCTTCCATTAATTGGAGGAATGGATCCTAAAATTATGGCTATATTAACTTCCATTATCTTTTTTGGATTAACTTTATTTTTAGTTCTAAATGAATCTAAAGTAACAGATGTATTAGGTAAATTTTTAACGCCTATAATTTTAATAATATTAGCTTTTATAACGTTTTTTGGAATTATAAATCCCATAGGAGAACCAGTAACAAGTGTTATTGAAGGAAGCCAATTTTCATACGGATTTATCAATGGATATCAGACAATGGATGCATTGGCATCAGTATTATTTGGGGTAATAATAGTTAAAGGATTAGAAGGAAAAGGAGTAACAGATTCTAAAGAGCAAAAAGTATTCTTAACAGGTGCTGGGTTTATTGCTGCTATAGGATTAGGGTTAATATATTTCAGTTTAATTTATTTAGGAGCACAAATAAGCAGTATAAAAAATTTATCAACTGCTCAAACAGCTTTAATGGTAGCTGAATTAACACTGGGAAGTTCGGGGAAAATGGCTTTTGGAATTTGTGTGGCAGCAGCTTGTTTAACAACTTCAGTAGGATTAACAGCTTTAGTTAGTGATTGGTTCTCAAAACTAACTAATATGTCATACAAGACAGTTGCTATAGTAACATGTTTATTTTCAGCAATTTTAGCAGTTGCAGGATTAGATTATATCATAAGCTTAGCAGTACCAGTATTAGTGATTCTTTATCCTGTTACAATTGTTTTAATAGTTTTAAATATTTTTGGCGTTGAAAATAAAAATTCTTTTGCATTTTCAACAATAGTTACTTTAATTATAAGTATTTTGGAAGTTTTAAAATTTGATTTATCATTTATACCTTTAGCATCATCAGGTTTTGCATGGATAATTCCAGCAATTGTTGCCTTTTTAATAGGAAAAACAATGAAAAATAGAGCATGCGTAAACTAA
- the arsB gene encoding ACR3 family arsenite efflux transporter — MGFFEKYLSIWVGICIILGVGIGIFVPEIPQTLALFEYSNVSIPVAILIWLMIYPMMLKIDFTSIINATKNTKGLTVTCVTNWLVKPFSMYLISVLFFKVIFKNLIPLNLADEYIAGAVLLGAAPCTAMVFVWSQLTKGNPAYTLVQVAVNDLILLIGFVPIVALLLGINNVIVPYDTLILSVVLFVVIPLILGMISRQYIIKTKGINYFKEIFLKKFDKITITGLLLTLTIIFSFQGRKIIDNPVDILLISIPLTIQTFLIFFFAFGWAKIWKLPHEIASPAGMIGASNFFELAVAVAISLFGLNSGATLATVVGVLVEVPVMLILVNISNRTRGYFVKNCKEEKIIKI, encoded by the coding sequence ATGGGGTTTTTTGAAAAATACCTATCAATTTGGGTTGGAATTTGTATTATTTTAGGAGTAGGAATTGGAATTTTTGTACCTGAAATACCTCAGACACTAGCACTTTTTGAATATTCAAACGTTTCAATACCTGTTGCAATTTTAATCTGGTTAATGATTTATCCAATGATGTTAAAAATAGATTTCACATCGATTATTAATGCAACTAAAAATACAAAAGGGCTAACAGTAACTTGTGTAACTAACTGGTTAGTTAAACCTTTTTCAATGTATTTAATATCAGTTTTATTCTTTAAAGTAATTTTTAAGAATTTAATACCACTTAATTTAGCTGATGAATATATTGCGGGAGCAGTACTTTTAGGAGCGGCACCGTGCACTGCTATGGTTTTTGTTTGGAGTCAGCTTACAAAAGGTAATCCTGCATACACTTTAGTTCAAGTAGCAGTTAATGACCTAATTTTGCTTATTGGATTTGTACCAATAGTAGCATTATTATTAGGAATAAATAATGTTATTGTTCCTTATGATACTTTAATTCTTTCTGTTGTATTATTTGTTGTTATCCCTTTAATTTTAGGAATGATTTCTAGGCAATATATTATTAAGACAAAAGGAATTAATTATTTTAAAGAAATATTTCTTAAAAAGTTTGATAAAATAACTATAACTGGTTTACTTTTAACACTGACAATAATTTTCTCTTTCCAAGGAAGAAAAATAATTGATAACCCTGTGGATATATTGCTTATATCTATTCCGTTAACTATTCAAACATTTTTGATATTCTTCTTTGCATTTGGATGGGCTAAAATTTGGAAGCTACCTCATGAGATTGCTTCACCTGCAGGAATGATTGGAGCAAGCAATTTCTTTGAACTTGCCGTAGCTGTAGCAATATCTTTATTTGGATTAAATTCTGGAGCAACTTTAGCTACAGTAGTTGGAGTTCTTGTCGAAGTACCAGTTATGCTTATATTAGTTAATATATCTAATAGAACAAGAGGGTATTTTGTAAAAAACTGTAAAGAAGAGAAAATAATAAAAATTTAG
- a CDS encoding arsenate-mycothiol transferase ArsC, with amino-acid sequence MKTIAFVCKGNSFKSIICERFAKELTNDFIIVSAGTNPADKVNAEGARIMEARGLSMDGYKPHSLDSLPENIDYLVKMGCAVECPFVPAKETIDFDMDKYPAKTFEEKEIVVDLLEKKVKEFIEKISNI; translated from the coding sequence ATGAAAACAATCGCTTTTGTATGTAAAGGAAACTCTTTTAAAAGTATAATTTGTGAGAGATTTGCAAAGGAATTAACAAATGATTTCATAATAGTTAGTGCTGGTACAAACCCTGCAGACAAAGTAAATGCAGAAGGTGCTAGAATTATGGAAGCAAGAGGACTTTCTATGGATGGATATAAACCTCATTCTCTAGATAGCCTTCCAGAAAATATTGATTATCTTGTTAAAATGGGATGTGCTGTAGAGTGTCCATTTGTTCCTGCCAAAGAAACTATTGATTTTGATATGGATAAATACCCTGCGAAAACTTTTGAAGAGAAAGAAATTGTAGTGGATCTTTTAGAAAAGAAAGTTAAAGAATTTATAGAAAAAATTTCAAATATCTAA